One Nocardioides aromaticivorans genomic window carries:
- the coaD gene encoding pantetheine-phosphate adenylyltransferase: MTRAVCPGSFDPVTNGHVDIFRRTAALFDELVVATGTNISKSRLFDPEERLEMLREACADLPNVTVMGFTGLIVDFCREIDAQAIVKGLRGGNDYEYELPMAQMNAHLTGVETVFVPTTASLGYVSSSLVKEVASLGGDISGLVPPAVQARLTAKLASRTTGRGE, translated from the coding sequence ATGACCCGCGCGGTGTGTCCCGGCTCCTTCGACCCGGTCACCAACGGCCACGTCGACATCTTCCGGCGGACGGCTGCCCTCTTCGACGAGCTGGTCGTCGCGACCGGCACCAACATCTCCAAGTCACGGCTGTTCGACCCCGAGGAGCGCCTCGAGATGCTCCGTGAGGCGTGCGCCGACCTGCCCAACGTGACCGTGATGGGCTTCACCGGGCTGATCGTCGACTTCTGCCGCGAGATCGACGCCCAGGCGATCGTGAAGGGCCTGCGCGGCGGCAACGACTACGAGTACGAGCTGCCGATGGCGCAGATGAACGCCCACCTCACCGGGGTGGAGACGGTGTTCGTGCCGACCACGGCCAGCCTCGGCTACGTCTCCTCCAGCCTGGTCAAGGAGGTGGCCTCCCTCGGGGGTGACATCTCCGGTCTCGTGCCCCCCGCGGTCCAGGCCCGGCTGACCGCGAAGCTGGCCTCTCGCACGACG
- the rsmD gene encoding 16S rRNA (guanine(966)-N(2))-methyltransferase RsmD, producing MTRIIAGRAGGRRLQTPKGDQTRPTSDRVREALFSAIESWSGSLHDLRFLDLYAGSGAIGLEAWSRGAAAVTLVESDRRTADLIRANARSVGCDVAEVVARSVAAVLAETARSSYDLVFADPPYPLSDEAVATDLALLAAQGWLSDGALVVVERSRRSPEPTWPRGLEPLAGKRRQKKYGETTLWLAEAASEPTDSLAP from the coding sequence GTGACCCGCATCATCGCCGGCCGCGCCGGCGGCCGCCGCCTGCAGACGCCCAAGGGCGACCAGACCCGACCCACGAGCGACCGTGTCCGCGAGGCGCTGTTCTCCGCGATCGAGTCCTGGTCGGGCTCGCTGCACGACCTGCGCTTCCTCGACCTGTACGCCGGGTCCGGGGCGATCGGGCTGGAGGCCTGGTCCCGCGGCGCGGCGGCCGTGACCCTCGTGGAGTCCGACCGGCGCACCGCCGACCTGATCCGGGCCAATGCCCGCAGCGTCGGGTGCGACGTGGCCGAGGTGGTGGCCCGCTCGGTGGCCGCCGTGCTCGCCGAGACCGCGCGGTCGTCGTACGACCTCGTCTTCGCGGACCCGCCGTACCCGCTCAGCGACGAGGCGGTCGCCACGGACCTCGCCCTCCTCGCGGCCCAGGGCTGGCTGTCGGACGGGGCGCTGGTGGTCGTGGAGCGCTCCCGCCGCAGCCCGGAGCCGACGTGGCCTCGGGGCCTGGAGCCGCTGGCCGGCAAGCGACGCCAGAAGAAGTACGGCGAGACCACGCTGTGGCTGGCGGAGGCCGCCTCGGAGCCGACCGATAGCCTCGCCCCATGA
- a CDS encoding ATP-dependent DNA helicase RecG, producing the protein MAITFDSPLTAVLGAAKPAQRKKFEDGLGLRTVGDLLRHFPRRYLETGSLTRVSDLRIGQLLCVVGEIAGSTTHRYTDRRTGRPAYRVEATLRTGGPSLTMTFFAKTAHMAEWHASRVAIGNRGVFLGKAGRFRDQWQLTNPQLSIFGMTDDGDEDSAVQEVLEFGALYPIYPLTKGLQTWDVARAVKFAREVVGEVPEVLPAPVREEYDVAGIADAYEWVHRPEDREQVARAHHRFRFEEALVTQLVLGRRRRAVREQGATVRDGGDGAVLAAFDERMPFELTAGQASVGKEIDHDLAQPHPMNRLLQGEVGSGKTLVALRAMLRVVDSGGQAALLAPTEVLAQQHYRSIVTMLGELAEGGTIFGSGAGTRVELLTGSMNKSQRTGPLSRIASGEAGIVIGTHALLQDNVFFADLGLVVVDEQHRFGVEQRAALTDKAASPPHLLVMTATPIPRTVAMTVFGDLETSTLTELPAGRAPIQTNLVPLAEQPAWLARVWERVREEVGKGHQVYVVCPRISGDEAEAGQVDVVDLPDDDAGEGEEVRPRPPAAAVEDVVQRLSSGALEGLRIGRLHGRLPADEKDATMRAFAAGDIDVLVSTTVIEVGVDVANATAMVILDADRFGVSQLHQLRGRVGRGGLPGLCLLVTHADAESPARERLDAVAATTDGFALSRVDLEMRREGDVLGASQAGRRSSLVNLRVLRDEDTILAAREAAEGLLDVDTDLGQAPGLAAAVRDLELSQQAEFVDKS; encoded by the coding sequence GTGGCGATCACCTTCGACTCACCGCTGACCGCCGTCCTCGGGGCGGCCAAGCCGGCGCAGCGCAAGAAGTTCGAGGACGGACTCGGGCTGCGCACGGTCGGCGACCTGCTGCGCCACTTCCCGCGGCGCTACCTCGAGACCGGCTCCCTGACGCGGGTCTCCGACCTCCGCATCGGCCAGCTGCTGTGCGTGGTGGGCGAGATCGCTGGGTCCACGACCCACCGCTACACCGATCGTCGTACCGGCCGGCCGGCGTACCGGGTCGAGGCCACCCTCCGCACGGGCGGCCCCAGCCTCACGATGACCTTCTTCGCGAAGACCGCGCACATGGCCGAGTGGCACGCCAGCCGCGTCGCGATCGGCAACCGCGGCGTCTTCCTCGGCAAGGCCGGGCGCTTCCGCGACCAATGGCAGCTGACCAACCCGCAACTGAGCATCTTCGGGATGACCGACGACGGCGACGAGGACAGCGCCGTGCAGGAGGTCCTCGAGTTCGGGGCGCTCTACCCGATCTACCCCCTCACCAAGGGCCTGCAGACCTGGGACGTCGCCCGCGCGGTGAAGTTCGCCCGCGAGGTCGTCGGCGAGGTGCCCGAGGTGCTGCCCGCCCCCGTGCGCGAGGAGTACGACGTCGCAGGCATCGCCGACGCCTACGAGTGGGTGCACCGGCCGGAGGACCGCGAGCAGGTCGCGCGTGCCCACCACCGGTTCCGCTTCGAGGAGGCGCTGGTCACCCAGCTCGTGCTCGGCCGTCGACGCCGGGCGGTCCGCGAGCAGGGCGCGACGGTCCGCGACGGCGGTGACGGCGCGGTCCTCGCGGCCTTCGACGAGCGGATGCCCTTCGAGCTCACCGCGGGGCAGGCGTCGGTCGGCAAGGAGATCGACCACGACCTCGCCCAGCCGCACCCGATGAACCGGCTCCTCCAGGGCGAGGTCGGCTCGGGCAAGACCCTCGTCGCGCTCCGGGCCATGCTGCGCGTGGTCGACTCGGGCGGCCAGGCGGCGCTGCTCGCGCCGACCGAGGTGCTCGCCCAGCAGCACTACCGCTCGATCGTCACCATGCTCGGCGAGCTCGCCGAGGGCGGCACCATCTTCGGCTCCGGTGCCGGCACGCGCGTCGAGCTGTTGACCGGCTCCATGAACAAGTCCCAGCGCACGGGCCCGCTCTCGCGGATCGCCAGCGGTGAGGCCGGCATCGTGATCGGCACCCACGCGCTGCTCCAGGACAACGTCTTCTTCGCCGACCTCGGCCTGGTGGTCGTCGACGAGCAGCACCGCTTCGGCGTCGAGCAGCGCGCTGCGCTCACCGACAAGGCGGCCAGCCCGCCGCACCTGCTGGTGATGACCGCGACCCCCATCCCGCGCACGGTCGCGATGACCGTCTTCGGCGACCTCGAGACCTCGACGCTCACCGAGCTGCCCGCCGGTCGGGCGCCGATCCAGACCAACCTGGTCCCGCTCGCCGAGCAGCCCGCGTGGCTCGCCCGGGTCTGGGAGCGCGTCCGGGAGGAGGTCGGCAAGGGCCACCAGGTCTACGTCGTGTGCCCGCGCATCTCCGGTGACGAGGCCGAAGCCGGCCAGGTGGACGTCGTCGACCTCCCCGACGACGACGCGGGGGAGGGGGAGGAGGTGCGGCCCCGTCCGCCCGCCGCGGCCGTCGAGGACGTCGTCCAGCGGTTGTCGTCCGGCGCGCTGGAGGGCCTCCGGATCGGCCGCCTGCACGGTCGCCTGCCCGCCGACGAGAAGGACGCCACGATGCGGGCTTTCGCCGCGGGCGACATCGACGTCCTCGTCTCGACGACCGTCATCGAGGTCGGTGTCGACGTCGCCAACGCCACCGCGATGGTCATCCTCGACGCCGACCGGTTCGGCGTCTCGCAGCTCCACCAGCTGCGTGGCCGGGTCGGTCGTGGCGGCCTGCCCGGCCTGTGCCTGCTGGTCACCCACGCCGACGCAGAGTCGCCCGCCCGCGAGCGGCTCGACGCCGTCGCCGCGACCACCGACGGCTTCGCGCTCAGCCGGGTCGACCTGGAGATGCGCCGCGAGGGCGACGTCCTCGGCGCCTCGCAGGCCGGGCGCCGCTCCAGCCTGGTCAACCTGCGGGTGCTGCGCGACGAGGACACGATCCTCGCCGCCCGGGAGGCCGCCGAGGGCCTGCTCGACGTCGACACCGACCTGGGCCAGGCTCCCGGTCTCGCCGCCGCCGTGCGCGACCTGGAGCTGTCGCAGCAGGCCGAGTTCGTGGACAAGTCGTGA
- a CDS encoding DAK2 domain-containing protein, with the protein MEDGTTAGVAGAGSDAGGGIALDTVARFVDIAVDALAQAREEIDALNVYPVPDGDTGTNMYLTVVAARDAVREAQAEPGAARDAVLAALARGALLGARGNSGVILSEMLGASVRRIAAATPQEVNAEVIADALRQASAASYAAVGEPVEGTMLTVLRAAAEAAAVQAAKPGARSSDVLTEAAAAAREALGHTPEQLEVLAQAGVVDAGGRGLSVILDAAETVLTGRRPIPVTAPLGSHAIPVPHVAAAGAGADLCEDGPAYEVMYLLDTPDDVAPGLRARLGELGDSVVVVGGDGLWNVHVHTDDVGAAIEAGLGLGRPHRIRVTHFAEQIARQEAQQEAPALPALAGRQVVAVAAGPGLAALFEEAGAVVVHGGPGRRPSTGELLEAITGCGAREVVVLPNDEPTVRAALAAASTAEADHGGRGLRVAVIPTHAQVQGLAALAVHEPGRGFDQDVTEMTATARHVRHGAVTIAARQAMTMAGPCEPGDALGVIAGDFAVVGDELGGVALVVLDRLLAAGGELVTLVGGVDCGDLAERATAWVEEFHPHVDVVVYDGGQERYPLLMSVE; encoded by the coding sequence ATGGAGGACGGGACGACGGCCGGGGTGGCCGGTGCGGGCAGCGACGCCGGTGGCGGCATCGCGCTGGACACCGTGGCCCGCTTCGTCGACATCGCCGTCGACGCCCTGGCCCAGGCGCGCGAGGAGATCGACGCGCTCAACGTCTACCCGGTCCCCGACGGTGACACGGGCACGAACATGTACCTCACGGTCGTCGCCGCCCGCGACGCCGTGCGGGAGGCCCAGGCGGAGCCCGGCGCCGCTCGTGACGCCGTCCTCGCCGCGCTGGCCAGGGGCGCCCTGCTGGGCGCTCGCGGCAACTCCGGCGTGATCCTCAGCGAGATGCTCGGAGCGTCCGTACGCCGCATCGCGGCCGCGACCCCGCAGGAGGTGAACGCGGAGGTGATCGCCGACGCGCTGCGACAGGCGTCGGCGGCCAGCTATGCCGCGGTCGGGGAGCCGGTCGAGGGGACGATGCTGACCGTGCTGCGGGCCGCGGCCGAGGCCGCCGCGGTCCAGGCCGCGAAGCCGGGCGCGCGCAGCAGCGACGTCCTGACCGAGGCGGCCGCCGCCGCCCGCGAGGCGCTGGGCCACACGCCCGAGCAGCTGGAGGTCCTCGCCCAGGCGGGGGTGGTCGACGCCGGCGGGCGCGGACTGTCGGTGATCCTCGACGCCGCCGAGACGGTGCTGACCGGCCGCCGGCCGATCCCGGTGACCGCTCCGCTGGGCAGCCACGCGATCCCGGTGCCGCACGTCGCCGCCGCGGGCGCGGGCGCGGACCTCTGCGAGGACGGCCCTGCCTACGAGGTGATGTACCTGCTCGACACCCCGGACGACGTCGCACCCGGGCTGCGCGCGCGGCTCGGCGAGCTCGGCGACTCCGTCGTGGTCGTCGGGGGCGATGGCCTGTGGAACGTGCACGTCCACACCGACGACGTCGGCGCCGCGATCGAGGCGGGGCTCGGTCTCGGGCGGCCGCACCGGATCCGGGTGACCCACTTCGCGGAGCAGATCGCCCGCCAGGAGGCGCAGCAGGAGGCTCCGGCGCTGCCGGCGCTGGCCGGCCGCCAGGTGGTGGCGGTCGCGGCCGGGCCGGGACTGGCCGCGCTCTTCGAGGAGGCGGGGGCGGTCGTCGTACACGGGGGGCCGGGACGGCGCCCGTCGACCGGCGAGCTGCTCGAGGCGATCACCGGCTGCGGGGCGCGCGAGGTCGTCGTGCTGCCCAACGACGAGCCGACCGTGCGCGCGGCGCTCGCCGCAGCGAGCACCGCCGAGGCCGACCACGGGGGCCGGGGGCTGCGGGTCGCCGTGATCCCGACCCATGCGCAGGTCCAGGGCCTGGCGGCGCTCGCCGTGCACGAGCCCGGCCGGGGGTTCGACCAGGACGTGACCGAGATGACCGCCACCGCGCGCCACGTGCGGCACGGCGCCGTCACCATCGCGGCGCGGCAGGCGATGACCATGGCCGGTCCCTGCGAGCCCGGCGACGCGCTCGGCGTCATCGCCGGTGACTTCGCGGTCGTGGGTGACGAGCTCGGCGGCGTCGCGCTCGTGGTCCTCGACCGGCTGCTCGCCGCCGGTGGCGAGCTGGTGACACTCGTGGGCGGCGTCGACTGCGGCGATCTCGCCGAGCGCGCCACGGCGTGGGTGGAGGAGTTCCACCCCCATGTCGACGTCGTGGTGTACGACGGTGGCCAGGAGCGCTACCCGCTCCTGATGTCCGTCGAGTAG
- the rpmB gene encoding 50S ribosomal protein L28 has protein sequence MAAVCDICDKKPIFGNNRPWSRKITKRRFDPNIQRVRAVVNGTPKRLNVCTGCIKAGKVTR, from the coding sequence ATGGCCGCCGTGTGCGACATCTGCGACAAGAAGCCGATCTTCGGCAACAACCGGCCGTGGTCCCGCAAGATCACGAAGCGCCGCTTCGACCCCAACATCCAGCGCGTGCGCGCCGTCGTCAACGGCACCCCGAAGCGCCTCAACGTCTGCACCGGCTGCATCAAGGCCGGCAAGGTCACCCGCTGA
- a CDS encoding methyltransferase, producing the protein MDLARPDLAPRSVSFGPLTIAYDARVLTPRPWTVLQAEWARELLTEAPPGPVLELCSGAGQIGLLAVHGTGRRLVCVDVDPVACGYAAANARAAGRGDLVEVRQVALDGLPREEVYPLIVADPPWVRTDQTGCFPADPVLAIDGGVDGLRVARECVAAVDRHLHADGSALLQLGSVEEARRLRDELPPTLELVDVRAEAGCGLVLLLERP; encoded by the coding sequence ATGGATCTCGCACGTCCCGACCTCGCTCCCCGGTCGGTGTCCTTCGGCCCCCTGACCATCGCGTACGACGCCCGGGTGCTCACGCCCCGGCCGTGGACCGTCCTGCAGGCCGAGTGGGCGCGTGAGCTCCTCACGGAGGCGCCGCCCGGCCCGGTGCTGGAGCTGTGCAGCGGCGCGGGGCAGATCGGGCTGCTGGCCGTCCACGGGACGGGCCGGCGCCTGGTGTGCGTCGACGTGGACCCGGTCGCCTGCGGCTACGCGGCCGCGAATGCCCGGGCCGCCGGCAGGGGCGACCTCGTCGAGGTCCGTCAGGTCGCGCTCGACGGCCTGCCGCGGGAGGAGGTCTACCCGCTGATCGTCGCCGACCCGCCGTGGGTGCGCACCGACCAGACCGGCTGCTTCCCGGCGGACCCGGTCCTGGCGATCGACGGCGGTGTCGATGGTCTCCGGGTGGCGCGGGAGTGCGTGGCCGCCGTCGACCGGCACCTCCACGCCGACGGCTCGGCCCTGCTCCAGCTGGGCTCGGTCGAGGAGGCGCGGCGGCTGCGCGACGAGCTGCCGCCGACGCTGGAGCTGGTCGACGTCCGCGCGGAGGCCGGGTGCGGCCTGGTCCTGCTGCTGGAGCGCCCGTAG
- a CDS encoding thiamine-phosphate kinase has protein sequence MTSGTDRDASLADVGEFGLIDRISEIVAATAPGEDVLVGPGDDAAVLRVRKGHVVVSTDVMVEGRHFRRDWADAADVGARAAAQNLSDINAMGGRAQWLTVGLAAPADLPAQWALDFTRGFAEECAKVGAGLVGGDVSRADQVVVSVTAIGACTVSPVLRSGAAPGDVVAICGRQGWAAGGLAVLGRGFRSPRVLVEAYRRPEPPYDAGVVAAEAGATAMVDISDGLLAEAGHVAEASGVSIDVATASFEVPEPLLAVGQATGADPLRFILAGGDDHALLATFPADVALPDGWTRIGTVGAAPAEGAPRVTVDGASYDGPLGWSHF, from the coding sequence ATGACTTCCGGGACGGACCGTGACGCGAGCCTCGCCGACGTGGGGGAGTTCGGCCTGATCGACAGGATCAGCGAGATCGTCGCCGCCACGGCCCCCGGTGAGGACGTGCTCGTCGGGCCGGGTGACGACGCCGCGGTCCTGCGCGTGCGCAAGGGTCACGTGGTCGTCTCGACCGACGTGATGGTCGAGGGCCGCCACTTCCGGCGCGACTGGGCCGACGCCGCCGACGTGGGCGCCCGCGCGGCCGCGCAGAACCTCTCCGACATCAACGCCATGGGCGGACGCGCCCAGTGGCTCACCGTCGGTCTCGCGGCGCCGGCGGACCTGCCCGCCCAGTGGGCGCTCGACTTCACCCGCGGCTTCGCGGAGGAGTGCGCCAAGGTGGGCGCGGGGCTCGTCGGTGGTGACGTCAGCCGGGCCGACCAGGTGGTGGTCTCGGTGACGGCCATCGGCGCGTGCACGGTCTCGCCGGTGCTGCGCTCGGGAGCGGCCCCCGGCGACGTCGTCGCGATCTGCGGCCGCCAGGGCTGGGCCGCGGGCGGTCTCGCGGTGCTCGGTCGCGGCTTCCGCTCGCCGCGGGTGCTGGTGGAGGCCTACCGCCGCCCCGAGCCGCCGTACGACGCCGGGGTGGTCGCCGCCGAGGCGGGGGCCACCGCGATGGTCGACATCTCCGACGGCCTGCTCGCGGAGGCCGGGCACGTCGCCGAGGCGTCCGGGGTGTCGATCGACGTCGCCACCGCGTCCTTCGAGGTCCCCGAGCCGCTCCTCGCCGTCGGCCAGGCCACCGGCGCCGACCCGCTGCGCTTCATCCTCGCCGGCGGCGACGACCACGCGCTGCTCGCCACCTTCCCGGCCGACGTGGCGCTGCCGGACGGCTGGACGCGCATCGGCACCGTCGGCGCCGCGCCCGCCGAGGGTGCGCCGCGCGTCACGGTCGACGGGGCGTCGTACGACGGCCCTCTGGGCTGGTCGCACTTCTGA
- a CDS encoding Lrp/AsnC family transcriptional regulator, with product MVVQAYILIQTDVGKAAEVAREVGNIKGVTLAEDVTGPYDVIVRAEARNVDELGKLVVSKVQNLEGITRTLTCPVVHI from the coding sequence ATGGTGGTTCAGGCCTACATCCTCATCCAGACCGACGTCGGCAAGGCCGCGGAGGTCGCACGCGAGGTCGGCAACATCAAGGGCGTCACGCTGGCCGAGGACGTCACCGGCCCCTACGACGTGATCGTCCGTGCGGAGGCCCGCAACGTCGACGAGCTCGGCAAGCTGGTCGTCTCGAAGGTGCAGAACCTCGAGGGCATCACCCGCACCCTGACCTGCCCGGTCGTCCACATCTGA
- a CDS encoding DUF3515 domain-containing protein has translation MRRTAALLLLVPVLAACGGPVDVDVPEMSDADRATCDAFTAALPATLAEQERDDVDPSDAPAAAYGDPAIVVRCGVPEPKGFDLAASCEQANGVGYYIPDEQYDDQGLDLTITAAGYRPRVEVTVPAEYRPNAGPAAMAVLAPLIKEHLTLVDDCD, from the coding sequence ATGCGCCGGACAGCGGCCCTGCTGCTGCTCGTCCCCGTCCTCGCCGCCTGCGGCGGACCGGTCGACGTCGACGTCCCGGAGATGTCCGACGCCGACCGCGCCACCTGCGACGCCTTCACCGCCGCGCTGCCCGCGACGCTCGCCGAGCAGGAGCGCGACGACGTCGACCCGAGCGACGCCCCCGCGGCGGCGTACGGCGACCCGGCGATCGTCGTGCGCTGCGGCGTCCCCGAGCCGAAGGGCTTCGACCTGGCCGCGTCGTGCGAGCAGGCCAACGGCGTGGGCTACTACATCCCCGACGAGCAGTACGACGACCAGGGGCTCGACCTGACCATCACGGCGGCCGGCTACCGCCCGCGCGTGGAGGTCACCGTGCCGGCGGAGTACCGCCCCAACGCGGGTCCCGCGGCGATGGCGGTCCTGGCGCCCCTCATCAAGGAGCACCTGACCCTCGTCGACGACTGCGACTAG
- a CDS encoding D-alanine--D-alanine ligase family protein — MNAPTGRRIRVAVVFGGRSSEHAISCVTAGSVLQAIDREKYDVVPIGIATDGRWVLEADDPSRHRITGPGQLPSVDGERASVSLARTAEGTELVVSEASAPPRALGDVDVVFPLLHGPWGEDGTIQGLFEMTDVRYVGSGVLASALCMDKAFMKVALQAAGLPVMPSETVTAREWAKDPQSVRERVATLGYPLFVKPARGGSSIGIAKAHTADEIDAAIEGALAHDPKVLVEVSAEGAREVECGVLEALDGGVDTSLPAEIRITGDHEFYDFEAKYLPEEHTELDVPALLPDGVQERMRELAAQAFTAVGCEGLARVDFFLMPDGSLVVNELNTMPGFTPLSMFPQMWAATGVPYGELVDRLLTLALNRDTGLR; from the coding sequence ATGAACGCTCCCACTGGCCGCCGTATCCGCGTCGCCGTCGTCTTCGGCGGCCGCTCCAGCGAGCACGCCATCTCGTGCGTCACGGCCGGCAGCGTGCTGCAGGCCATCGACCGCGAGAAGTACGACGTCGTCCCGATCGGCATCGCGACCGACGGTCGCTGGGTGCTGGAGGCCGACGACCCGTCGCGGCACCGGATCACCGGTCCCGGGCAGCTGCCGTCGGTCGACGGCGAGCGGGCGTCCGTCTCCCTCGCCCGCACCGCCGAGGGCACCGAGCTGGTCGTCAGCGAGGCGTCCGCGCCGCCGCGCGCGCTGGGCGACGTCGACGTGGTCTTCCCGCTGCTGCACGGCCCGTGGGGCGAGGACGGCACCATCCAGGGCCTCTTCGAGATGACCGACGTGCGCTATGTCGGCTCCGGGGTGCTGGCGTCGGCGCTGTGCATGGACAAGGCGTTCATGAAGGTCGCCCTCCAGGCCGCCGGCCTGCCGGTCATGCCGTCGGAGACGGTGACCGCGCGCGAGTGGGCGAAGGACCCGCAGTCGGTCCGCGAGCGGGTCGCGACGCTCGGCTACCCGCTCTTCGTGAAGCCCGCCCGCGGCGGCTCCAGCATCGGCATCGCGAAGGCCCACACGGCCGACGAGATCGACGCGGCGATCGAGGGTGCTCTGGCGCACGACCCCAAGGTGCTCGTCGAGGTGTCGGCCGAGGGCGCCCGCGAGGTCGAGTGCGGCGTCCTCGAGGCGCTCGACGGCGGCGTCGACACCAGCCTCCCGGCCGAGATCCGGATCACCGGCGACCACGAGTTCTACGACTTCGAGGCGAAGTACCTCCCCGAGGAGCACACCGAGCTGGACGTCCCCGCACTGCTGCCGGACGGCGTCCAGGAGCGGATGCGCGAGCTCGCCGCGCAGGCGTTCACCGCCGTCGGCTGCGAGGGCCTGGCCCGCGTCGACTTCTTCCTCATGCCCGACGGCTCGCTCGTGGTCAACGAGCTCAACACCATGCCGGGCTTCACGCCGCTGTCGATGTTCCCGCAGATGTGGGCCGCGACGGGTGTGCCCTACGGCGAGCTGGTCGACCGGCTGCTGACGCTGGCGTTGAACCGCGACACGGGTCTGCGCTAG
- a CDS encoding trans-sulfuration enzyme family protein, which produces MPGPTLRPATLAVTAGRPPHEADQPLNVPITMTSTYVATGELEYGRFGNPTWTAFEDALGALEGGRALAFASGMAAVTTLLDLVGQGSSVIAPQHAYNGTIAALADAESRGRLRANLVDITDTAGVIKAMEDDEDCAFLWIESPTNPALEVADVPALAAAARELGIRVVVDNTFATPLLQQPLADGADIVLHSATKYIAGHSDVLMGALVVPPADTDDEVYDALKARRGLAGSTPGPFEVWLALRGLRTLHVRLDRAQANAAELARRLAEHPAVEEVRYPGFGAIVAPVLAGGADAGDFLVRATSLWVHATSLGGVESTFERRRRWKLEAATIPEGLVRMSVGIEDVDDLWDDLVQALDRINA; this is translated from the coding sequence ATGCCAGGTCCCACGTTGCGCCCCGCCACCCTCGCCGTCACCGCCGGCCGGCCGCCGCACGAGGCGGACCAGCCGCTCAACGTGCCGATCACGATGACGTCGACGTACGTCGCGACGGGCGAGCTCGAGTACGGCCGGTTCGGCAACCCCACCTGGACGGCCTTCGAGGACGCCCTCGGCGCGCTCGAGGGCGGCCGCGCGCTGGCCTTCGCGTCGGGCATGGCCGCCGTGACGACGCTGCTGGACCTGGTCGGCCAGGGCAGCAGCGTGATCGCGCCGCAGCACGCCTACAACGGCACGATCGCCGCCCTCGCCGACGCCGAGTCGCGTGGGCGCCTGCGGGCCAACCTCGTCGACATCACCGACACCGCCGGCGTGATCAAGGCGATGGAGGACGACGAGGACTGCGCCTTCCTCTGGATCGAGTCGCCGACCAATCCGGCGCTCGAGGTCGCCGACGTCCCCGCCCTCGCGGCTGCTGCGCGCGAGCTCGGCATCCGCGTCGTCGTCGACAACACCTTCGCCACTCCCCTGCTCCAGCAGCCGCTCGCCGACGGCGCGGACATCGTGCTGCACTCGGCGACGAAGTACATCGCGGGCCACAGCGACGTGCTGATGGGCGCGCTCGTCGTCCCGCCGGCCGACACCGACGACGAGGTGTACGACGCCCTGAAGGCCCGCCGCGGGCTGGCGGGATCGACGCCGGGGCCGTTCGAGGTGTGGCTCGCCCTGCGCGGGCTGCGCACCCTGCACGTGCGCCTCGACCGGGCCCAGGCCAACGCCGCCGAGCTCGCCCGCCGGCTCGCGGAGCACCCTGCCGTCGAGGAGGTCCGCTACCCCGGCTTCGGCGCGATCGTCGCGCCGGTCCTGGCCGGTGGCGCGGACGCCGGCGACTTCCTGGTGCGGGCGACCTCGCTGTGGGTCCACGCGACGTCGCTCGGCGGGGTGGAGTCGACCTTCGAGCGCCGGCGCCGCTGGAAGCTCGAGGCCGCGACCATCCCCGAGGGACTCGTGCGGATGTCGGTCGGCATCGAGGACGTCGACGACCTCTGGGACGACCTCGTGCAGGCGCTGGACCGGATCAACGCCTGA